Genomic window (Helianthus annuus cultivar XRQ/B chromosome 3, HanXRQr2.0-SUNRISE, whole genome shotgun sequence):
gtagttaatgcggtaaaatatcggatatcggtcaaggactgatatttgagatatcggttatcgcggtgggatatcggtaattttaatatcatgctaaatttatatatatatatagcaatttaacactaacaattgtaacaagtaagaactgactaaggggctgtttggcaacttctgaatagttaagtgctgaaccagtaagaggtctggaccattaagtgctgaaccagtaagatgtctgaaccattaagagctagtataatgcttaaccgttcagaggcaaatgtctgacgaATTCAGATtataggtcttaaccattcagactcaatataatgcttaaccattcagaggcaaataaccattcagacatctgctcgcaaaacaaacagtctgaaccattaagtgccgaaccagtaagaggtctgaaccattaagagcctcattaagctaaacaaacagcctctaagacttaaaacactaacatttaacagtaacaactaataattaagacttaaaacactaatagcaacaataagaagaaaaatgaacGGTAGAAATAAGAAGGATGGTACTtatatcgggaaaatcggtgatttatcgatcaaatatTGGACAATATTGTTGATATTATCGATATTCTGACCAATATTTTGTACTGCTATCTTGGCatgggaccgataaccgatatatcattgatatatcggttgatatatcgggatattaactacatagaaTATAGCATTATGTTGTAGTTTTAGGAGGTTATATTCTTAAGTGCTGCTTATAATGTAATTTCAATATATTGGTAGTTTTATGCACATGCTCTTTCTTAATATGCGAGAGTTGGACTGTTTTTCATGTGGTCTTGGTTTTTCCTTCTGGCAGGTGATTGACAAGGTTCAGGAAGATACCAAGAACCGCATGGGTATGATCTTCCATTCAAACTCTTCTTCGTTTTATAATTTTTAGTTTGgaagtattttttttattaagagTAGTGAAAACAATAACGGTAAGCTCTGTACAGAAATTACTCGACTATAACTTAACACAGTGTCTTTGCAGCCTGCATGCTTTTTTATTACTCGGGATTGCTATAGGTGGtagtttgacccatttacttatgaATTGCTAGATTTGGGACTTTggatgatgttttttttttcctttaacGAATCAGTAAAATCAAACAAATATAATAAGGaattcttgaagtgtacttttgaTGCATACATTTCCGTATTTCACTTTGCTCAGAAAATTAGATTAATATTATGATAGTATGATTAAATATTATCATAGCCAAAAAAAATGGAAATGTATGTTTCATGTTAAACCAACTTGAcctgttttgattttttttttttaatttgttaccTCTAGAGACTATTTGGTAATTGGttgattgtttattattattattaattcttTTTACCCACCAACAGATAGAAAGCCACCTGGGGTAGGACGTGGAAGGGGAAGAGGTGGGcgggatgatggtggtggtggtggtaggagGCAAGCAAAGGGTGGTGGCATGGGAGGTCGTGGCGGCATGGATGAAGGAGGTGGTAGAGGCAGGAGCCAAGGCGGAGGCTATCCCGCTGGCAACAGAGGTGGATATTAAATCAAATTATCAATCGTAATCATTCATGTTATATGATCTTTGAATTATATTAAAAGAACTAAAAAATAATTGACTCGTTTTTTGATTCAGGTGGAGGCCGAGGTGGTCGTGGATGATGACAACATAATGAAAGTGTGtcgtgaagtttcgttttattttggTATGTTGTAAATTTGAGTTTTTATTGTTGAATTATTTAGGGATAATTTTATGGATTAGTCGAGTAAAATACTATATCATTTGAAAATCTACATCGTGAAGGGTGCTTTACATGCATTTGGTTAGGGTTTTTGTACAACCGGAGAAATATGAGATATGATCAACGGATATGGAATCCCAACGTTGATCATATCAATGAATTGTTCGGATCCCATAAGGAATTATTATGGATATAGTTCATGAGATCATGTAATATTTGATGAAGCTAGACCAAAAGGGTGGCATAGAAATTACATATTGGTGAGAAAACATGAACTTAAGGGGAgtggggtggtcatcactcactcatcactcacaacatccaatcaagtttcgctatgtcatcaaccattattctatcactcacaagttTTTTTTAGTGGCGGTgctcatcactagtgatggaatgtCATCACTCgcaactttttttttgttttttaaattagAAAATGTGGGACTTGGTCGGGTTTGTCTTGCAACCTAAAGCGCGTCAGCTCGCCAAGATTCGCTCGAACCTTGGGTCTTACGGGATTTTTCTTCGTACCCGaaccttttttttttgaacccgcacctctcttgcttgaaccttccatGTTTGTTGTAAAATTATTTGGATTGAGTTGGAGAATTTTTGAAATCAAATGgggaaatttttgattttttgaagTGAGTAGGGGGAATGGTTTGTGGATTTTATATAAAAACCTTCAAAAAAATAAGCCCCAACGTTCATATTTTCCCAAATGGTCAAATTCCAAACGTTCCTTTTCCATTTTCCACGCGTGATGGTTTCCACGCGTTATGGAAGGTAGTGGCGGCGGTGTGCCATTGTGAACAACGAGTGATTGAGGTGCTATCacagacccccccccccccccccccaagaacTTCATGCTTATGAccttaagggggtgtttggcttagcttttattttttggcttatacttatattttaaagtagcttatagcttattttctCTTATTTGATAAGCtctttttaagtgtttggattagcttatagcttatttcTATCATTTTTCAAATAAGCTTAAAAACCATCCTCAAATATGCTTAttcaaattagcttatataagctaataagcataagtTTAAAAAGCTAAAACAAACACCAAATgaagcttattttgtaaaaaaagctaaaaaagctataagctttgttaaaaaagctaggccaaacaccccctaaaaaATGGAGTTTGAAAACACTAGTCATCACAATAGTTGGTCAAGAATATGCTAGAAAATGTGCCCATGTTGACATGTTATGTTATGGGTACGTTTTCCCCATCCTAACGGATTGTGGTCTTTACACACAAAATTAATTCGCACCTCAAACGTGCGACTTTCTTGAGGCAAACTACAATAACGTCATGAACATACTCAAGTATCTTACGAATGATTGATAAGAGTATACAAATCGAACGAACAAttgatcatcaaaataaaaatGGGAGAAAGAAATGTAATTAAAAAGGTACTTAATTTTTGAACATTTAAAtttgagaaaaatgcccggatagtctcGTGGTTTGcctatttttcacctttagtccataactttttaaaattacagctatagtccctaacttttgcaatttcgttcccggatagtccctgacgAAATTAATACCTAAAAAGTTAAAACAAAATATGATTAATGTTAAATAATTAATATGGGACCCACCACCAACCCCACACACTTCTTTTTCCCTACTCTTCACCACCGCCATCTCCACCTTTCACCACTACCAACCACAGACATCAAAATGCCGCCTGAAGAACCAAAGAATCAGATTAAGGCCGGAGCCTGTAATCGAGGGTTTGGGTCTTGTAAGAAAGCTTGGATAACAGCcctgcaaaacagaaaaccgttaggctcgtcgcagagatgggagggcccctctgcgaccaccctccgacgtgaggataagtattggtagagagagaaaatagagagagaaagtagggaTGAAGGTTCAGAAAATCGTACTTGGCGTTGTACTTTGAAGAGGTATTTATAGCGGTCAACTGAGATGACGTCATTCGTCCAGACGCACCTGAACGGTGGTTCGTCTTCGAAACTATGCAGAGGACGGACGTTTCTTGTGATGCTCGTTCAGGTAAATGGGGGACGGACATCCCGAGACGTTCGTCCGGATGGGTCATGTCCGGTCTCGAATATGTACCTTCACCGCCAAAACCTCCAAAGACCAAGGCGGCGCCAAAATTCTCTCTGGATCCCAAATTGCTAGTAATCGAGGTGTACACAAGCCTTCAAAAGCTGATAGGGTTCGACAACCCCACTCAAACCTGTGCGTAAATGATTTAGTCCAGAATGGCGCCAATATCAACCTTCATGAACGACCAGAGGTGCCAATTAACCCCCTGGACACTGCCCTAACACGTTTGACGATGCATtaaaagtgattaatcaaggtaaAATTACTTCAGATACTCTATACACTACTACTGTGTCTTGTTCTACACCATCGAAATCCCCCTGCACAACAAATTCAGATTCCAATGTCATCCAAACTCCTACTAAGTCCATTAATTTTGAGTCGGGTCAGAATTTGGATGAAGGGGGCTGGGTAACGGAGGAGGATGACGAATTAACAGAATAGGAGCCTCTGGTAGTAAGTGAAAATCATGATGTGGCTGGATCCCACCCATTGTTGCATCCCATGGAGTTGAATTCCTCTGCTGGGCCAAATTTTCCTCAACCAGTTGCTGAAATTGCTCCCACGGTGCACTCTGATGTCCATCTTCCTGCTGCTCCCACAGTGGAGTGGATGTCTGTGGGTGGCGGTGGTGTTGAAAGGTGGTGGTGAGTCCCATATAAATTAGGTCCCATATAAATTATTTAACATTTTTTAGGTATTAATTTAacagtaagggtattttggtcatttcacacccacttaacaaaAACTAACCCCTATCCTCGTCAgcgactatccgggaacgaaattgcaaaagttggggactataactTTAATTTTAGAAAGCtaaggactaaaggtgaaaaatgggcaAAGCACAGGGACTATCCAGACACTTTTCTTTTTAATTTAGTTAAGAAAGATAAACCTAATGTTCGgcgaaattaaattaaattaaattcgATTTTCGATGATATTACACAGATAGACTCTATGGTTTATAGATAGTttcacctttgggtactaactttttttaacaggtttaggttgtatggtttcaattttgtaacacatttggatactaacaccaaaattatcaaTATAATGATTAAGATAcccttcaatttttttaattttatcaatgtaacacctttgagtaccaacacctaattttatttaagtttaaatcaattttacaaaatctatttatttttttattttcatttttattcaatttcttatttaacataaaatctactaatCTGCttttaataataaatatttatGGTTGATTTTTGAACTTTGTATTCTATAGTTAAATATTTGTATAATTGTATTGTAAGTATTTATTATGTGTAATGTAATATTATCGTTAAATATTATAACGAATAATACATTTTTAACAGCCTTACAATttcaaatatatatacacacacacacacacatatatatatatatatatatatatattacacatTTCAGTTATTTTAAGCAGCTAAAAGCGATTTTTAATAATTTAATGAATATTTCTTGAGTCAGTATTGTAAAACACCAACTTTATTTCATAATTTACACGATAAAATCTTTTCAGCAGTTTAATTTGTTGCATTGAAGTTTTTAAAATCTGTTTAGCAAGAAcgtgtattttattttataaatgaaAAAAATGCTGGTGTAACTAgcagattttatgttaaataagaaatttaataaaaagatgaaaataaaaaaaataaatagattttgtaaaattgatttaaacttaaataaaattatgtgttaatacccaaaggtgttacattgataaaatcaaaaaaaaaaaaaaatggaagggTATATTAGTCATTATATTGGTAaatttggtgttagtacccaaaaaaaagtgttacaaaattgaaaccataaaacctaaacTTGTTCAAAAAAATTAGTCCTTGAAGATGAAAATAGCTATAAACCATAAGGTCCATTTATGTGATTAACTATATATATTCTTATTATTATCATAATAAGAAACCCTTGAAACTTTTTATGataagactagaaggtatggggcTCGTCCCCATGCCCGTCTGTTGCTCGCCGCCCCAAACCTTCCACCCCCTTCTCTGGTGCTGGGCCAGGCCCGTCTTCTTTGTCCGCTCACAGCCGCCCAGGCCGGGCCTCATCCCCTcacacacacctatacatacatatatatataaaagagttCACCCCACCCTTTAGGTCCATCCATTTTAGACCTATCCTCACACCCGCTTACGTGACCCATCCTCCCCACACCGCCACACCATACCTTCTAGCCTAATTGAAAGGAAATTGACCCATCAAATTGACCAATCATTAGTTCAGTTTGACGCATACTCAATGGCATATTATTTATCTCGGGAGACGAAGAACCGTACCATTTCTGACCTTACAAAACTCAAATCAAATGGCTGAAATCAAACTTAACGACGATGTAGACGTCGCAGCTCCTCCTCCAAGGAAGAAGAACCGTGTTGCTTCCGTCGATGTCTTCAGAGGACTTACTGTGGCGGTACCTATTGCTCCCCCGTTTCTATTCCCTTTCAATTTCTAAATTTCTTAGTTTTGTTTAGTCTAGTGACACTTTAATTCATCCTCAATTATGCTGTTTGAGTTTAAtcagtataatataatataattaggGAATATGCTGCTGCCTGCCTGCTTGTGCACATAGATAGAGGACAAACAATATGCTATGTCGTGTATACTAGTACGATTACCCGCGCTACGCTGCGGGATTTCGGTCGAgatttttttggttaagtatAGAAACCGATAGAAATATGCTCAAGAAAGAATATTGACACATGTTTTACATAGATTGAAAACCAAATAAATTTAAATTGGACAGCGGGACGAACTGATTTCAAATGAATTGTAAATGGAAACGTAAACGTTATCTTAAATATAACTTCAATGGAAAAGAAACCTAAAAGTAAAACATTGAACATAAAGAAAAGTAAATATATAAAATACTAAAGTCtaggaaaaaaaaacttaaaacaaaAAAGGCAATAGGATGAAATCACTATTTACACAACTTACTAATTGTAAtatacgtcaaaacgtagaccaactgaaacATACATGACTCGAATTTAGGAAAATTAGTGTTTTTTAAGTTAAATAAATGGTGCAGTGCATTGTGGCGGCATTGAAACGTTAAATGACTCAGATTTATATAGTCTAAAGAAAACGTATTATTTGACCTCACTCGTTTCCGAACAAAATTTATGTCAGAACGTAGACCAactaaaaatatacacaaaaataATCACGAAAAAGTAGTTAGGTGTTGTTAAGCTTTGTATCACTTGGAATTTCTAGTAACATAACAAGTTGAATAAGATTTTCTCTCTTCCATATCTCTCATTTTTCATGCTTTggtattcttcttcttcttcttcttcatcacacTACAACCGTCCACAAGACTAACCCTACCTCACTGCACACAACAAAGAAAGTGTCAGTAATTGAAAATAGGTTTATAATAACCAAAATGCAAGTAAAAATACCTATTCGATATGGTTGCACGTGGAAGAAAGCGGTTTGAAGGCTGGAAATGGCACAGCAGGTGGAAGACGATGGAGCTTTGGTCAATGACGAGCTAGGGTAGGTTGCTGGATCGATGATGAGGAGAGGATGGGGTGCTTGTGGTGCATGGATGAAAAAGAAACATAGATAATATGTGGTTTTATCATTAATTTAGTTCAACATCTTGAGCAATTTCCGTTAATCAGTTGTCAGTATACAGTGATGCTGTGATGAAATCGACCTACTTGGGGAGCATTCACTAAGTAAAGTTTTACCCAAAGGACATATCAGCATTTCATAAACCTGTTTTCTGTTAAGAAACCTTTAAAAAGTGTACAATATGGTACCGCTAGGCGCTAGTaattatttttgtattttatttatattactatGTGCTCTAGAAGTTGTTTGATATTAATTGCGGTCAGCATGATAAAAGGCATTGTAGTTGATGATTTTGGTAGATGATGCTGGAGGTGAATGGCCCGCGATCGGGCATGCACCTTGGAACGGCTGCAACCTTGCTGATTTCGTGATGCCATTCTTTTTGTTCATTGTGGGCATAGCCATTGCACTTGCTCTCAAGGTTTGCTCACTAACTCGATCTCTTTACTACATAATAACTACCAATGCCCAGCGTCTTACCATACAATCACTTATACACGCACACACGTTGTGTGTATGGATATGTTGTCtatttgtttatatatatttaatccTGTTGCAGCGAATTCCAGATAGACGTGTTGCCACTAAAAAGGTGATACTCAGGACTCTCAAGCTCATCTTTTGGGGTCTTTTGTTACAAGGTCAGCTCTTGATATCATATCTAACTTGTGCAAGGTTTTCTTCACAGCAgtcctatgcagttaatgcggtccAAAATCAAATATAGGTCAAGggccgatatttgagatataggttatcacagtgggatatcggtaattttaatatcatgcaaaatttatatatatacatatacaaagcgtaataaaatatataatattaaataatagtaatatcaaaagtcaaaagtcaaaactcAAAGTGCCAATATTTGAAACATGATCTAATCGTAAGGGAGGAAATCTTCCTCCCTCCGAGTCCACATCAACTAAGGCATCCAAAATAACGGTCAATACCAGTCAAATATCGATCAAATATCAGTCAATATTGCCTATAATATTGGAACCGCTATTCCTGACctatatttgacaccgatattttgtAGAGGGCCGATaaccgatatcccaccgatatTCACTGCATAGCAGCAGTCCTTGTTGATGCTAATTTTCTGTACTTTTTCTCTCTCCACTCTTAGGAGCTTTACTTCTTAAGTTCACAAAATCAGTTATATGAAAACCGTCGTCTCATTGGAATATGTAGAAATAAGTCAAACATAGGTTTTTATTTCAAAGATGAAGCCAGGTCAAACAATCTCTGCATTAGGTTTGGTCCtacttattggccgataatatCGGAACCGCTATTCCTGACCTATAACTGCATTCTGTAACGAGTGTAGCCCACAGCCTTCTGTAGACTTTTTGTTGACTCTGGAGTGTAGGGGTGTAGCTCTTACAATGGTCGTTCAGCAAGTTTTGACTTTTTTCTGCGTGTGGTATTTGAACCCGTATTTAATCTTTTTCTTGCATCACCTATTTACCTACATTATACACAAACCAAACACAGTTAACTATCCTGCTTAATTAATGCTGTAATTATGCATCTAAACTGGTGTTACTCTTGATTATTCTTCTTATTATGTGCCTCGTTCCCTTTAAACGAAACCTGCTTACTTCTGCTCAGCAACTCAAACCATGTTTGTAAATTCATTATGAATCATCAACTCTCCAAGAACATGATTGCAGATTTCAGTCTTAGTTACACGCTATGCAGTTATAGTGCTCCAAACTCAAATAGCGGTCAAGGTCCGCTATTTGACATATAGTTTATAGTTTATAGCAGTGATATATCTGTAATTTttatatcatgcagaatttatgtgtgtgtgtatatatataggagaaggtttAAACAAGAACGCTAAATTTTGTGAGAAGTAACcctgagaacgaatgaaaaaaccgtg
Coding sequences:
- the LOC110929540 gene encoding sm-like protein LSM4; this translates as MLPLSLLKTSQGHPMLVELKNGETYNGHLVNCDTWMNIHLREVICTSKDGDRFWRMPECYIRGNTIKYLRVPDEVIDKVQEDTKNRMDRKPPGVGRGRGRGGRDDGGGGGRRQAKGGGMGGRGGMDEGGGRGRSQGGGYPAGNRGGGRGGRG